The following are from one region of the Actinopolyspora halophila DSM 43834 genome:
- a CDS encoding TetR/AcrR family transcriptional regulator, which yields MSSSASTPRRLGRPPKSEATNTRERLLDAALTLFSNKGFAGTSVREIAERTGIRDSAIYSHFSGKQAIFDALLAEVGLLDLSVLGLDPDELADTAPADAIGRLVDKIMAAFDRLRARRFASVLIREGMIGRAGKGRSLADAIAEVQRQLHEPMRSWMRQGLVRDDFSAEQLVWELLAPVGNARFVYLHAQAGREDRGLGHELVRQHVRFFVSCVLTDGGAEAGSDDSPTKE from the coding sequence ATGTCTTCCTCGGCGTCCACACCTCGCAGGCTCGGTCGTCCGCCGAAGTCCGAGGCGACCAACACCCGGGAGCGGCTGCTCGACGCCGCGCTCACACTGTTCTCGAACAAGGGGTTCGCGGGCACCTCGGTGCGGGAGATCGCCGAACGGACCGGGATCAGGGACAGCGCCATCTACTCGCACTTCAGCGGCAAGCAGGCGATCTTCGACGCCCTGTTGGCCGAGGTCGGGTTGTTGGATCTCTCCGTGCTCGGCCTCGATCCGGACGAACTCGCGGATACGGCACCGGCCGATGCGATCGGCAGGCTGGTGGACAAGATCATGGCGGCGTTCGACCGGCTCAGAGCCCGCCGGTTCGCCAGCGTGCTGATCCGGGAGGGGATGATCGGCCGGGCCGGCAAGGGGCGCAGCCTCGCCGACGCCATCGCCGAGGTGCAGCGTCAGCTGCACGAGCCGATGCGGTCGTGGATGCGGCAGGGGCTGGTCCGGGACGACTTCTCCGCGGAACAGCTCGTCTGGGAGCTGCTGGCTCCGGTGGGCAACGCGCGATTCGTCTACCTGCACGCCCAGGCGGGCCGCGAGGACCGCGGACTCGGTCACGAACTGGTACGGCAGCACGTGCGGTTCTTCGTCTCGTGCGTGCTCACCGACGGCGGGGCCGAGGCAGGCAGTGACGATTCACCGACCAAGGAGTGA
- a CDS encoding SDR family oxidoreductase has product MTLSNNTPAVVVTGASSGIGHATAVRLARNGHRVYAGFRHPEDGASLAEESSNLTPVHLDVTDPESIEALREQVEAAPSTTPLRGLVNNAGTTTAAPVEYVSPDELRRVLDVNVVGQVAVTRALLPVLRRSHGRVINISSMGGRIASPVMGPYAASKFALEAITDALRREVADQDVEVVAIEPGAVATPIWNKIDSKVNLDSIPEEARRVYGDLITGVEEGIFKASATHGVPPERIADVIEQALTRPHPRARYLVGRSARMRVMLSRVLPPKLFDLILSGVMRRIGARTRTAAPTPRHPS; this is encoded by the coding sequence ATGACCCTGTCGAACAACACTCCGGCGGTCGTGGTGACCGGAGCTTCCAGCGGGATCGGACACGCGACGGCGGTTCGACTCGCCCGGAACGGCCACCGGGTGTACGCGGGATTCCGCCATCCGGAGGATGGCGCGAGCCTGGCCGAGGAATCCTCGAACCTGACACCGGTGCACCTGGATGTCACCGATCCCGAGAGCATCGAGGCGCTGCGCGAACAGGTCGAGGCCGCACCGAGCACCACCCCACTGCGGGGGCTGGTCAACAACGCGGGCACCACCACCGCCGCTCCGGTCGAGTACGTCTCGCCGGACGAACTGCGCCGAGTCCTGGATGTCAATGTGGTCGGTCAGGTCGCGGTCACCAGGGCACTGCTGCCGGTACTGCGACGGAGCCACGGCCGCGTAATCAACATCAGCTCGATGGGTGGCCGGATCGCAAGCCCCGTCATGGGTCCGTACGCGGCCTCGAAATTCGCGCTGGAGGCCATCACCGACGCCTTGCGCCGCGAAGTAGCCGATCAGGACGTCGAAGTCGTGGCGATCGAGCCGGGTGCGGTGGCCACCCCCATCTGGAACAAAATCGATTCCAAAGTGAACCTGGACTCCATCCCCGAAGAGGCGCGACGGGTTTACGGCGACCTCATCACCGGCGTCGAAGAAGGAATCTTCAAGGCGAGTGCGACCCACGGCGTCCCGCCGGAACGCATCGCCGACGTGATCGAACAAGCACTGACCCGGCCCCATCCGCGCGCGCGGTATCTCGTCGGACGGTCGGCACGGATGCGAGTGATGCTCTCCCGCGTCCTGCCTCCGAAGCTGTTCGACCTGATCCTGTCCGGCGTCATGCGTCGTATCGGTGCGCGGACCAGGACCGCGGCTCCCACCCCGCGTCACCCCTCCTGA
- a CDS encoding ATP-binding cassette domain-containing protein: MTLTVEPRVSDPRTVRDGSETAISLDRALVSFERRKHEPLVAVNDVSFEIPRGSVVCLLGPNGSGKTTTVNLICGLLRPTSGTVRIFGNDPVRQRREVLRNLAVVPQETALYNSLNARENLSFHGHYYGVDHHDLGTRIDRVLELVQLTDRQKDRVGTYSGGMQRRLALARALLTEPKALLLDEPTLGVDVHSRAALWEQVRELASQGMCVLLTTNYMEEAEQLSDHIVILDHGARVVSGTVPELKAMVGGRRLLLHFADDEAAAEATGLLDGATAPVRNGATVSAELTETREAIQLIRDLEHASARSSERMVSFEVKESNLQDVFLQFTGRALRD, encoded by the coding sequence GTGACCTTGACCGTAGAGCCTCGGGTCAGCGACCCACGAACAGTCCGGGACGGTTCCGAGACGGCGATCTCGCTGGATCGAGCCTTGGTGAGCTTCGAACGCCGCAAGCATGAGCCGCTGGTCGCGGTCAACGACGTGTCCTTCGAGATTCCCAGGGGCAGTGTCGTCTGTCTGCTGGGGCCGAACGGTTCCGGCAAGACGACCACCGTGAATCTGATCTGCGGACTGCTGCGTCCCACGTCGGGGACGGTGCGGATCTTCGGCAACGATCCGGTGCGCCAACGGCGCGAAGTGCTGCGCAACCTGGCTGTCGTGCCTCAGGAGACCGCTCTGTACAACAGCCTCAACGCACGGGAGAACCTCTCGTTCCACGGTCACTACTACGGGGTGGACCACCACGACCTCGGGACCCGCATCGACCGGGTGCTCGAACTGGTCCAGCTCACCGACCGGCAGAAGGACCGGGTGGGAACCTACTCCGGCGGGATGCAGCGCAGGTTGGCACTCGCCAGGGCGCTGCTGACCGAACCGAAAGCACTGCTGTTGGACGAGCCCACGCTCGGTGTCGACGTGCACTCCCGCGCGGCGCTCTGGGAGCAGGTGCGCGAGTTGGCGTCCCAGGGCATGTGCGTGCTGCTGACGACGAACTACATGGAAGAGGCCGAACAGCTCTCCGACCACATCGTCATTCTCGATCACGGGGCCAGGGTCGTGAGCGGAACGGTGCCCGAGCTCAAGGCGATGGTGGGTGGGCGGCGTCTGTTGCTGCACTTCGCCGATGACGAGGCGGCCGCCGAGGCGACCGGTCTGCTGGACGGTGCGACGGCTCCCGTCAGAAACGGGGCAACGGTATCGGCGGAGCTGACCGAAACCCGTGAGGCGATCCAACTGATCCGGGACCTCGAACACGCTTCCGCCAGGTCGAGTGAGCGGATGGTCAGCTTCGAGGTCAAGGAGTCCAACCTCCAGGACGTCTTTTTGCAGTTCACCGGCCGTGCCCTTCGGGACTGA
- a CDS encoding ABC transporter permease, translating to MLAATAALVRKDLVQSARNPGFFIIGIMLPVFFTLLYSFIVQAATTNPIYITKESEGPATERLVRIMEQQSSADGKAWRVVTTDPQRAERAFDSGEAMGIVRIPETFEQDVRAGEATVGLGVYNINSDISKNLRLRLTNAMMSFQGEVDPQHQVDVRETPHWDEEMGFAGYMGASLLMFALIYGGMVNTGNLIAREWEEGTAKNVVLSPKGFWPLVFGKWMATLLQSLVTMVLVLLTLRFALPYPIGNLGPGTWLPIVMLFFYGAALGALLGVLLRRSLPLVPIAAVVSLVHFLLVGLESYMRGYAHFGFVEWLWYGVRWWPVGPVTDQIRFNAEGISPVYGVDHYMLWMVGIVVALTVGAVAVLRRKLTFAQGQ from the coding sequence ATGCTGGCAGCGACAGCAGCCCTGGTGCGCAAGGATCTCGTGCAGAGTGCTCGCAATCCGGGCTTTTTCATCATCGGGATCATGCTCCCGGTTTTCTTCACCTTGCTGTACTCGTTCATCGTGCAGGCGGCCACCACGAATCCGATCTACATCACCAAGGAGTCGGAGGGGCCCGCGACCGAACGGTTGGTTCGGATCATGGAGCAGCAGTCCTCCGCCGACGGCAAGGCCTGGAGAGTGGTCACCACGGATCCGCAGCGCGCCGAGCGGGCGTTCGACTCCGGTGAGGCGATGGGGATCGTGCGGATCCCCGAGACCTTCGAGCAGGACGTGCGTGCCGGTGAGGCGACCGTGGGGCTCGGCGTCTACAACATCAATTCCGACATATCCAAGAATCTCCGGCTGCGGCTGACCAACGCGATGATGAGCTTCCAAGGCGAAGTCGATCCGCAGCACCAAGTCGATGTCCGGGAAACCCCGCACTGGGACGAGGAAATGGGATTCGCCGGGTACATGGGCGCGAGTCTGCTCATGTTCGCGCTGATCTACGGGGGCATGGTCAACACCGGAAACCTCATCGCCCGTGAATGGGAGGAGGGCACGGCCAAGAACGTCGTACTCTCCCCGAAGGGATTCTGGCCACTGGTGTTCGGCAAGTGGATGGCCACCTTGCTGCAGAGCCTCGTCACGATGGTACTCGTCCTGCTCACACTGCGGTTTGCGTTGCCGTATCCGATCGGGAATCTGGGGCCGGGCACCTGGCTGCCCATAGTGATGCTGTTCTTCTACGGGGCGGCGCTCGGCGCGCTGCTGGGGGTCCTGCTGCGCAGGTCGCTGCCGCTGGTGCCGATCGCGGCCGTTGTCTCGCTGGTGCACTTCCTCCTGGTGGGGCTGGAATCCTACATGCGGGGTTACGCGCATTTCGGATTCGTCGAATGGCTGTGGTACGGCGTCCGGTGGTGGCCGGTGGGGCCGGTCACCGACCAGATCCGCTTTAACGCCGAAGGAATTTCTCCGGTGTACGGTGTGGACCACTACATGCTGTGGATGGTGGGCATCGTCGTGGCGTTGACGGTGGGAGCCGTGGCCGTACTGCGTCGGAAACTTACCTTCGCGCAAGGGCAATGA
- a CDS encoding MBL fold metallo-hydrolase, whose product MREHQPLREILERPRPFVAPDLRPTGLRLHPEQLGDGVYALLANQPPKDNNGVVFGRDAALVVDTGVTPTVGERIRHEASELTAAPIRYVANTTYHGDHTFGNTAFGSEVTILSSNTNRMCMDDLEREKRARSESMFGESSLDEVTTWRRPDIVFDRFLSVDLGNKTVWLWHFGPGNGAGDVLVHVPDEGVVWTGNFLVPAGMVPMVLIGDPWSYSESVRAASEQLDIDRIVPGHGFIAPARPAVEWMLDYLERLGSTVLRDFRAGKDVDRIMNEFTLPAEHGENEMVRALNDSFHRLNILTTYRRLGDSAERG is encoded by the coding sequence ATGCGCGAGCACCAGCCGCTGCGCGAGATTCTCGAGCGCCCGCGCCCGTTCGTGGCCCCGGACCTCAGACCGACGGGATTGCGACTGCATCCCGAACAACTTGGCGACGGTGTGTACGCGCTGCTGGCCAACCAACCTCCGAAGGACAACAACGGCGTCGTCTTCGGACGCGATGCCGCCCTCGTGGTCGACACCGGAGTAACCCCTACCGTGGGTGAACGGATCCGGCACGAAGCGAGCGAGCTCACCGCCGCACCGATCCGCTACGTGGCGAACACGACCTACCACGGGGACCACACCTTCGGAAACACCGCGTTCGGCTCCGAGGTCACCATACTGTCCTCGAACACGAACCGGATGTGCATGGACGACCTGGAGCGGGAGAAGCGGGCACGCAGCGAGAGCATGTTCGGCGAATCGTCCCTGGACGAGGTGACCACCTGGCGACGGCCGGACATCGTCTTCGACCGGTTCCTGTCGGTCGACCTGGGGAACAAGACCGTGTGGTTGTGGCACTTCGGCCCGGGCAACGGAGCCGGCGACGTGCTGGTCCACGTGCCGGACGAGGGGGTGGTCTGGACGGGCAACTTCCTCGTTCCAGCCGGGATGGTGCCGATGGTGCTCATCGGCGACCCCTGGTCCTACTCCGAATCGGTGCGTGCCGCCTCCGAACAGCTCGACATCGACCGCATCGTGCCCGGACACGGTTTCATCGCCCCCGCACGTCCCGCCGTCGAATGGATGCTGGACTACCTGGAACGGCTCGGGTCGACGGTGCTGCGGGACTTCCGGGCGGGCAAGGACGTCGACCGGATCATGAACGAGTTCACCCTGCCGGCCGAGCATGGTGAGAACGAGATGGTGCGCGCGCTCAACGACTCCTTCCACCGCCTCAACATCCTCACCACGTACCGACGGCTCGGTGATTCGGCCGAACGGGGCTGA
- the ccrA gene encoding crotonyl-CoA carboxylase/reductase: protein MKELYELGEVPPRGAVPEKMYASVIRPERFGEPEQAFATEVVDTPRPDSGQVLVYMMAAGINYNNVWAALGAPLDVIAARQRHGATEDFHIGGSEGSGVVWAVGPGVESVSVGDHVVLSGCMWDETSADIRLGADPMTSKSQVAWGYEANYGSFGQFALVDDYQCHPKPPNLSWEDAAAFVLTGATAYRQLCGWPPNTVRPGDPVLVWGGAGGLGSMAIQIVSLLGGTPVAVVSSDDRARYCERLGARGTIDRRDYDHWGPLPRSEDGTAMARWTESVRAFGRAFWEVIGERRSPSLVLEHTGQDTIPTSMYLCDNAGMVVICGGTTGYLSDVDLRFLWMRQKRLQGSHFANLRQCREVVSLVGAGRLDPCLSWCEPFDGVGKAHQLMYNNEHPGGNMAVLVNASTTGGTSLD, encoded by the coding sequence GTGAAAGAGCTGTACGAACTCGGTGAGGTTCCTCCCCGCGGCGCGGTACCGGAGAAGATGTACGCCTCGGTCATCCGCCCGGAACGTTTCGGAGAACCGGAACAGGCGTTCGCGACCGAAGTGGTCGACACTCCGCGGCCGGACAGCGGCCAAGTACTGGTCTACATGATGGCCGCGGGAATCAACTACAACAACGTGTGGGCCGCCCTGGGGGCTCCGCTCGACGTTATCGCCGCGCGGCAACGCCACGGTGCGACCGAGGACTTCCACATCGGAGGTTCCGAGGGCTCGGGAGTCGTCTGGGCCGTCGGTCCGGGCGTCGAGTCGGTGTCCGTGGGCGACCACGTGGTGCTGTCGGGATGCATGTGGGACGAGACCTCGGCCGACATCCGGCTCGGAGCCGACCCCATGACGTCGAAATCCCAGGTGGCCTGGGGGTACGAGGCGAACTACGGTTCGTTCGGCCAGTTCGCGCTCGTCGACGACTACCAGTGTCACCCGAAACCACCGAACCTCAGTTGGGAGGACGCCGCGGCGTTCGTGCTCACCGGGGCCACCGCGTACCGGCAGCTGTGCGGCTGGCCGCCGAACACGGTGCGCCCGGGTGATCCGGTGCTGGTCTGGGGCGGAGCAGGCGGTCTGGGGTCGATGGCCATCCAGATCGTCTCACTGCTCGGCGGGACCCCGGTCGCCGTCGTCTCCAGCGACGACCGCGCACGCTACTGCGAACGGCTCGGCGCACGGGGAACCATCGACCGGCGCGACTACGACCACTGGGGACCGCTGCCCCGGTCGGAGGACGGAACGGCCATGGCGCGCTGGACCGAGTCCGTGCGTGCTTTCGGCCGCGCTTTCTGGGAAGTCATCGGCGAACGACGCTCGCCGAGCCTGGTTCTGGAGCACACCGGCCAGGACACCATCCCGACCTCGATGTACCTGTGCGACAACGCGGGCATGGTCGTTATCTGCGGCGGCACCACGGGCTACCTCTCCGATGTCGACCTGCGGTTCCTCTGGATGCGGCAGAAACGGTTGCAGGGTTCGCACTTCGCGAACCTGCGGCAGTGCCGGGAGGTCGTCTCCCTGGTCGGGGCGGGCAGGTTGGACCCGTGCCTGTCCTGGTGCGAACCCTTCGACGGCGTCGGCAAAGCCCATCAGCTCATGTACAACAACGAGCACCCGGGCGGGAACATGGCCGTGCTGGTCAACGCCTCGACCACGGGCGGAACCTCGTTGGACTGA